The segment CAGGGACTGAAAAACTGATTACAGAAATGTTAGAATGAATGTAACAAATAATTGACAAATGATTGAATGTGTTTTATAATATCTTCCAGATGAGCAGCAGCTGTTTGAGTTTTTGTTTCAGACATTGTTACTGGACATGTACACTATGGCGTATTTTTGAGGTAATATGTTGTTATTGATTTTTAACTAATAGAGTATACAATGCAGTTTTAGCTTCAGTATAAAATTCACCTTACTGTGCTTGAAATAACATAAAAACTATGACAATTATATACTTTAACAATCAATTTatgaataattaatattaacTAAAACCCGCACATTTATTTcttgaaaatgtgtttattacaTGACAGAATAATACAATGATGAAATCAGAAATTAAACTGCAGCAAATTTCAAAGACAAAGTGAATCTTTACTGTACCTTCATACAGTATTTTGTGTTATGGATGAAAAACTAATCTGGATGAAAAACTAATCTATTTTTACAGGCACAGAACAGAGAAATATCatggaaatatatatattacaaaaacatttattttcttcaaaATAATCTCCCCTTGGAACATGAAAGTCAATCATCTTgatataaaaacagatttctgGATTGTCTGACTGACGCGATTGAgaaaatatatctttatttaaaaagattCCCACTTGGTTTTCCAGTGTATTTAATCATTATTTATCAATATACTGTCTGACTGTCAGAATGTTGTTCCCACGATTATAAACGTCACTGTAAGGCgagagaaaatcaaacataGAAAATTAAAACCCTTAGATTTCGTTGTCCATCGTTAACTGTTTGGACCCTGAATTAAATCTGATGGTTTCTGTGGTTTTAATCTGtgatgtgtgtttctttttttaacagatgatcTTTTCTCCACAAAATCAGGTCCCTTCTGTGCGGAAGTCCAACACAAGTGTACATTATTAATGTGTCAAAATTAAGACTCGACATCTCATGATTATGTCACAGTTACATCAAACATCTCATGATTCTGACGCGCTCGCTTCACACTACTACCTAAATTTACAAATTTCAGACATTGGACACAAAGTGAAAGTAGAAAAATGTGACCACTCTTTAAAAACAATGCAAAAGAACAAAATACTTTTCATCTTTAAACATTTGGaaacatttcacacacatgAAGGACAGATGGCAGttggttgtttgtgtttttgactTGCAGTCCGCTTCACTTTCTGGGCATAAAAGTTTAAACATGAGCCGAAAAAAATCAACTTTTCAGAATGTGTTAATGTGATGAACAAACTCTTTGTACCATGGAGGCTGAAGGGATTTTAACTCTTCAAGTGATTGGCTGGCAATCACAGCcaaaatattaaaggaatatttcacccaaatgtgattattttgaTTTGATCCCAGACATCGTGAACTGGATCACCTGGCACAGGCACAAGGGCCcgaaacaactacaaagaggcacacaGCGACCACAGAGTGACACAAAATgcccacaaagacacaaaacaactgcaaagagactcaaaatgaccacaaagacatgtAAAACAACTTCAAAGGGACATGACaggacctcaaagagacataaaacaactgcacatagattaaaaaaaaaaaacacacaacatggtacaaaaagagacaaagcggaccacaaagaaacacaaaacaacctctcAAATCAAACAGGTCAGTGTGGAGGTCTTGCTCTTATGAAGGTGGGTTTGGGGGCCCTTTatatgtctgtgcccaggggcccattatGATCCTGCATGAAATAGTCTGTGATGGTTTTTAGTCCTTCATTTAAGTGATTAAACCCTGAAACCATTAAAACCATAACCTTGAACAAAGATATTTTGGGTTGGTATAATAACTTAACCATCGACACGTTCGGGTGAAGAATTCCTTTAAACTGTTAAACAGTAAAAATTCCTTTTTATCAAAGAGAGACACCCCAGGTGAAAAGACTTTAACTTACAGATgtcaccatgaaacttccctACATtaagacagttatttttttgtataaaaaGTTTTCTGCaattgcatttttaaatatccaaaTAAGATATTATTAAACATGCCAGTTTTGCTAAAATTTTCAAAAGGAGAAATCTGAACGACTGCGACATGAACACCTACATGTGTGATTTGGATGTTTTCGTTACACTAGTCTGAAACCAGACTTGATACGGGAGCTGAAGAGCCCCAAATCTCAAAACTGACCAGTgcatgaaaatgttttcacctGGTGCGTCTCgcctgaggagaaaaaaaagtgaaacaacTAAACAACTACGACCAGTAAAATCCAGACGGGATGACAAACAGCTGATTACTTTTCCTCATGTAATGATTTGTAGAAACATTTccttcataaaacattcaccTAAAACAACACAGAGCGATTAAGatgattaaaacatttaaaataaaaaactgtgaACATGATCAAATAGATTATGAAGTCAAAaccaataaaagcttgagaatataaaacaatatcaaaaccATATATTTCAGCCTttagaaacaggaaacaggcgaaataaaaacacacagagccgTCTCTGTCACGAGGCTGCTTCAGATTAAAGGTCTGACAGAGAACAATTCAGGAACGAAGCTGGAAACAAAGTGGTGGAATAATGAAGTGATTGGTCCacagggaggtcagaggtcagatgtTTATCCACCTCGTCAGAGTGAACCAGGTGCTTTTGGCTCTCAGGAaggttttggtgatgtttgTGTGCTGAATGTTTGGTGTCTGAAAActcaacaaagaaaaacatctcaGGTGTGTTCGGCTGAACGTCTCGTCTCTACGAACATGATCCAGATTTAGGGTGCGTTTGAAATTACATTCTTTTCTTTGTACTTTCAGTCGGTGCTGCAGCTGCGCGTCAGAAGAACGTACTGTTCGCACACAATCAGGATGCACTATTTAATTTATAACTTTGCAGATATATATCCACCACAGTAACATTAAATCTGCATTTCTCTGTCGttattttcatgtttatgtcattttttcttttttactatttggattttatgcagttttatgtgtacaaataaaaaaatctaataaaaaaGACTGTGTATATAATCTATAACAGCAGGGCATAAAATAATGAAGCACGTTGCATAAATCAGCCTTGACTCAAGAGGAATGTGATGTAATGATCTGCTCTTTGTCATCTGACATTGCCACACACGATGGAAAGGTTCCAGCAGGATTAAGGCTTTATATATCTGGGGCACCTATATCTCATTATTTCAGGAACTTCGTTATCTTGAGATCTCAAGATAATTACCACGTCACTCGGgaaaacattttctatttcaAGATCATGACCAAAGTAACTTGTTAACAcgaggaaaacagaaataaagtgtttgaaTCTTTGGCCGTTCAGGTCTTTTTGTGACATATGGAAGCCCCAAAGTGTCAGAACTGAATCTGTCAAAACACAGTGAATCTCAGGATTTATTTCAGTTAGTTttactggattttggattaaaaaaaagagtctCCTTTCTTGTAATGATGAAAAGTTTGATGCATGTTAAGAAACTCTGCAGCATTGACTtgagcagcagaaaaaaacaaaccctccGCACAGGTCCAGAGGAGAGGATGTTAAATCAAACAGCTCCACCTGCTGGTCTGTGTAGAAATGAGATGTAATGTTTGACTGTTCATCATCAGATTCTAGTTGAAGCAAtaatctgttttatttcagaTTATTACTTATAATCAGAAACGACTTGTTGCTGCTGTTCGAGACTGGTTATGGAGAtactttaattgtttttaaaatcattataaAGACACATTTTCTTTGTTGAGCAGAGTTCCTTCATTTCAGCACAAACTATAAAATCTGTCGAAATCTGTCCTTTTTTGAGGCGTCAGGGCccgaacagaaaaaaattaatacCACACTGTATTGTTTCTGACACCACAGTGATCTCTCCTCATctgattgtttcatttaaaagatTTTTGTGGTCTGAGGAGCTTAATGCGTGCaatgtgatttgtttttcctttctgATCATTCGTGACCCCTCAGATTAATCTTGGACCCCACAGAGCGTCCTGACCCACAGGTGGGGAACCAGCGACTTACACCAAAAACTGTTCAGTGAATTGGGAAAATTTTATGACACAGAATTTGATTTTTGGGGACAATTTAAACTAAATGTGTTTCAAGGCAAGTTTAGACAAAGACAATTTTAAATTCAAGATATTTAAAAGTATACTACGCAGGATTTTGCTAacaaacaatgtatagactcagattacgacaatttcaaacacaagtacacaagtcagcttcattataactcacaagacaaaacacttgtctttatctggacacattttccccacaaatacaacatgctaatgttattagcacaagcctatggcattttacattgtttgaattagcctagcggcctCTGCTATGTACGGTTACATCGTAAGTGTAAATCTCTCTTAAATCAGCACCTATGACCCACTCTATGGCAGAATTTACATTTCTGCACTGAACTGAAGCTGTAACCTACGCTGTaccctgacgtgcacctccccagaaatgtaacttaCACGTcgtggtgacgcagacctcctgtctgtctctgtaagctgaaaccatttccctcagtggaaacaaagctttaatttactttaatttcacagataagaaacaataaattgcaaagacaataaagcctccacacactgtgtgtgatttatcctggcttcatatgagcagaggaaatctctgcaagtcgctaggctaatttatacaatgtaaaatgccataggcttgtgctaataatgttagcatgttatatttgtttggaaaatgtgtccagataaagacaagtgtgtgtttgtctgtgaatgctgcgagttatagtgaagctgatttgcgtttgaaactgtctctattaagacatgtttaatgtgtgtttaatgtgttttttttaaaaaaccgtagcaaccaggtgccagacggtacgcagcaggcatccaagagaaacagccccgaaaatgaacaaacaaacaaataaaaaagcaaatattgCCACGCAGAACACTAAACAGGAAGAATCTCTGCTTGACTTTTACTTTCGCTGGTGAGCATGTTCAGCCAacaatcctgcacagtatacctttaataataaaaaagaaaagccatATATTGATTAAATTCATTgtgctgtttaaaaaataaactgtagGGCAGAAGCAGGGTGGAGGTTTCTGGCACAGCTTCACCTACTTCCAAGGTGCATGAAGAAGGGAAACAAATCTGAAGACGTCAAAACTCCAGCGACACGTGTCGTGTACTGAACAACATTATTGTGACACCACGAGCAGAGACGCGTCCGTGTTGTTATTAAGTTGTTGTCTAGTTCTACTACAGGTGTTGCTGGAGTGTCGACCTCTGATAAAAATAGACTTTACAGTATTTAGGGGTTCTGTGGTTTAgtgtctctcttcttctttcaaaaaggtttttaacaaacaggaagagacgtctacttcctgtttgttaaaTTAAACACAGAACACACCTGCTGGTTTTAAAAAACTGACGGACGCTCTGCACTGCGATCGATTTGTTATTGGAGCATTGATTATGTTGATGATTGCAGCACAGAGCGTCCTGAGCGATGAACGACTAAAACCAGAGTTTAAAATGACTTTCAAAATGGCCGCTCCACCTCCTGTCGCCACGGTAAAAGAATAGTGCGTAAAATCATGTGACCTCTGCGTAACAAACGCATGAACATAGAAACAGACTTATTCTGCAGCGTTGAGTTTCTCCGTCTCAGGCTGAGCCTCCACTATCGCCGGGCCGCCGTTACTGGGCTGCTGCTTTGCATCTTTCTTAAAGGGAATCCCACGATCCTTCACGAACAAGCCGAGGTCAATGATAAATATCACTGACGCCAAGAAGCCAAACgcctgcaggaggagatggagCCATAaactatattttaaaaaatctgagaGAAAGTTAACTTTAATTATCAAataggaaagaaaggaaggtggaaggaaggaggagacagaaaataaggaggtagaggaggaaaTAAGGACGTAAAAAAGAAACGGAGGAGGTatgaaaggaaaggaggaggtgaaggaggacaGTTGGAAGTAataaaggaaagaaggaggtagaggaggaaaTAAGGAGGTAACAAAGGAGAGCAGTGTGAGTTTGATGTTTCCTCACCACAGCACTTCTCTCCATCGTCGTGTTTCCATTGTCTGAAGCAAAAACGACGGAGGCGATGAGGAACAACACAGCGATGACAGCGGTATACACGAAGTCCTgccaaacagaagaagaagatgatgatgaagatgattaGTTGAGGACTTTGTCTCGTGTTCACTTTAAAGGAAAACATGCTGATTCACTTCCCTCTCACGTCTGTACAGTGAACATGAAGCTACaggcagcagctggttagcttagcttagcataaagactggaaacagatggGAACAGTTAGCCTGGATCTGTTCAGAGGAGACAACATCCACCTGccagctcctccagagctaACAGGCTACACGTGCTttgtctaacacacacacacacacacacacacacacagaaatcatCTTTGTAGGGATCAAACTAACTTTGCTTCGCTTCGTCCCGCCCTGctgggctgtgattggctgggaCCAAAGAAACAGAATCAACAGAGAGGACATTGTACTGTTTGCTATCGTGATTTGATTAGTACCAAAGGAAATGGCGACTATTTTTAGTTGTTAGGGTGACCACCAGAGTTCATTTTGACacctattttagatttagtcttgagataaaactgtttattagttttaatcacattttagtcatttttatctttcACAGATTCAGTCAATGAAaactcaaaacattttagtccttgtgttttctgtgtttttccctTTAATCTAATCCAGTGATCGTGGATCAGGAATCaaaatcaaggtgacaggttgtataaaatagtgtgtgtgtcgtgtcttcagcagtgtttgacaggtttaagggctgatttacgagcacacacttactgatcatcatttgaaaagctcaacaccTCTCGATTTATGCTCTCGTTtaatctctgtcagagaaaactaaTCTGAGTTCAGACCCACGtgaaagatctgagtacttctttcaCCTGTGCTGCCCATTACCTGTGGctattttaaaaagtactgcCTGTGGGGGGCAGCACTGCGCCTCACAGGTTACAACCTGCCGGAAATCGgttagtagaagaagaagaagaataacgGAAGTTGCTGACTGTTAAGCTAACGTCCTCCCTGCATTACACAGCCTGTGATTacatgacaaacaaacaaatatttcaccGCTACAGTACAAtgtaagttatttttttacaatTCACACTTGTTCAGTTGTTTGTGGATCGCTCGGCGCTGCCCCGATGCCGTGGAGGTGTTGTGTTCCCGGGTGTAAAGGCTACGACGAGGCGAAGTCTATGGGGGTTATTTTCCACGGTTTACCAACCAGAGACCCGCAGCGCTGTAAAATATGGCTGAAGGCGATACAGAACCCGAGGTTTGATGAAAACACCCCGGTGTCGAAATACAGCGGGGTAAGAGTGTGCAGTCTGCACTTCCAGCCGGAGGACTACGAAGAGGACTTCCGTGCTAAGATACTGAACATCGCGCCCAAGCCGGTGTTGAAGAGCGGCGCTGTGCCGTCAGTGTTCCCCGGGAGACAGCACGGTGAGCCGGGCAGCGCTGACACATCTCCGCCGGCTCCAAAGAGAACCAGAACTCAGGTAAATACTCATTATAGGTAACACTGACTGTAGTTAGTCAAGTCCAGGTGTCTTTGATTCTTCCGTCCGTGTCAGCAGCAACACATTTGACTTTAATAATGAAGGTTTAACCTGTCAGTGACTTTAACAGAGGCGGATTCAATTAATTGGGGGACGGGGGCCCCCTTTTACCtgccttaaaggataacttagaTATTTTCAACCTGAACCCTGTTTCCCCATGACTTTGttgggaacaacaagctttgaTACTGGTCCAGTATTGTGTGAGAGGGCTGCAGCAAACCACAGCAAAACTGGCTTCAATGTGTAACCACATGGGGCAACTGTGCATTGTCAATaaatgtccattaaaagtgtttgtttttgccactgacaggctcagattgttattataagtgtctgacaacattagggttgggtcggttctcggtaataccaatttggttcggtactccgtcttggaccgggttttttttttttttagactgaCCGGACCGCATACGTCATTTTACAGCCTGTGTGAGCTAGGGGATACGAGTGTGCATGCgccgaggcctctactgtagcctggagtttgtttaacagtgacggggaatcgataatggcggacaatttagtctcgaagAAATCTAAGAATGcgccaatatggcaacactttggctttgagccagacgaaataggcaacccttgtttgcactgattgagtaagctaaacctgcaaatttatttgtaaggaataaaagaaacgtgttactgtcactctgtggTCCTatggtcgttttttattttaaatgagtcaattccGCCCCCAAGTGccgaaaatccggtattaccgacttgatgcggtttttcacaaaaacctgACCCTTTTTTTCCTAATACCAACCCAACTCtagacaacattatggaaaggaccgATGCAGAATTAGACTTTTCAGACAGAGACTAAGATCTTTTTGTGTAACTAGAAACAGCCTTAAAAATCactattgccaaacccaccagactctatttaaataaacagtactTTTATCATCGTAAGAcaaacttcattcaaagtcaacagaagcaaaatacaacaaaaaaaaggctgtcttggttcgtctttccactgctcgaacaatcaccaactctgatttggttcaaataaacccttaatttcCCCAGGTTTAGGTGAAAATGTGCTGATGCTTTCCATGCTTAAATTCCTcttaatttaaatggagtctggttggtttggtgatggtgattttggggctgttcgTAGCTTACTCTTTATGGAAAGGACACAtgcagagatagacctttttgtcaaAGAGCAAGATCCTTTTTGCTAAACTATAGACAGCCCCAAAACCGCCATCACCaaaccaaccagactccatttaaattaagAGGAATTTAAGCGTatatagaggcagcatattttcacatttaagtgGGGGAATTAAGGGTTAATTTGAACCataccagagctggtgattgtttgAGCAGTGGAATTTGaatagagtctggtgggttttgGCAGTAGTGATTTTTACAGTTGTTTCTGTTGACACAAAAAGGAGCTTAGTCCTTGACAAAAAGGT is part of the Epinephelus fuscoguttatus linkage group LG8, E.fuscoguttatus.final_Chr_v1 genome and harbors:
- the LOC125893005 gene encoding uncharacterized protein LOC125893005, whose protein sequence is MPWRCCVPGCKGYDEAKSMGVIFHGLPTRDPQRCKIWLKAIQNPRFDENTPVSKYSGVRVCSLHFQPEDYEEDFRAKILNIAPKPVLKSGAVPSVFPGRQHGEPGSADTSPPAPKRTRTQVAGGAAGSSSQSPPAAAAASDESFCIVVSVDPRDDSFHSEPEFNSATTSDESDEDADKDCTIVYNRSLMELFRRCQTCGEPIVEKEVFHSGAQMRVKWSCPGGHSGVWKSSPHLRDILP